A stretch of DNA from Nasonia vitripennis strain AsymCx unplaced genomic scaffold, Nvit_psr_1.1 unplaced0245, whole genome shotgun sequence:
ATCTTACTTAATATCTTATGTAAAATCACAAATCTGATGTATCTTTGTATTATGATTCTAATTCCTTCTTAAAAATTTACGAAATTCTTAAAAGAATTGTCAAATGTTTGTAGCTTACAAAAGTTTCTCCATATATtctcataaatatatacattagtaaatgtagtgaaatcagttttgAGAAGGTCAAGCATTACAGATCAGCAGGTAAGCTAGAATCAATCATAACTAATAGTTATGAAAAGTAAGATAGTTGCACttttcgaaattattattttaactcaCACTTGCCGTCCCGTCGTCTTATGGTTTATCGATGAAACACTCAAATTATTGGTTTTGAGGTGTGCCTAAATCTGTTAAATGATACGAATTAAAACtgaaacatttttactttgatTGATTCTAGCTTACCTGCTGATATGTAATGCTTGACCTTCTCAAAACTGATTTCACTCCATTTActaatgtatatatttatgagaATATATGGAGAAACTTTTGTAAGCTACAAACATTTGACAATTCTTTTAAGAATTTCGTAAATTTTTAAGAAGGAATTAGAATCATAATACAAAGATACATCAGATTTGTGATTTTAGATAAGATATTAAGTAAGATCTTTTAttaactgataatcagctgattatcattagCATTTTATCTTATATGAACGCATATTTGTAACCAtcagcttaaataaaaatatgacgttttggcatgattatcagctaattatcagctaataatcagttgattgccatctgctttttttcagtagggcatGTACCTTTCAAACATATAGTgggtgatgatgatgatgagaaTGATCTAAAATGCATAAAGAACATGAGATTTTTCAATTGGGTATGATGCAAGCGCATGCTGCGCAACAAAGTACGACTCGGCGAACGCTTATTGCGGATTCATCTCGCCGCTCGCGTTCAAACTTGTGCGTCTATGATGGCTTTTAAATGCGTTCTGTAGAGTGTTAAAAGGGGTAATTTATTTCCCACCTAGACGATGTAAAAGCGTTGCGTTATGTAGCActataataatgaaaaatactaTTACATAGCTGTAcatattatacttataaacttgaaggaattttattatattttccatttttaaTACATCAATGTTAAATCTAAAAGTTTGATAGAATATTCTGATTTTAGGTACCTTAACAGGAGCTAATCTGTCATTAGCAGAAGCAACATTGGATAATGAATCATCTTCAAATACAGCTACTAGGGAACACAATACTGATCATCAGAACCATCACCAAGAACGACATGAAAACCAAGAAGTGGCTACATCTACAACTGTATCTTCTAATTTTCCAACAGTTCAAGATCACGAAGAAAAATGTAACGTTCTGCAAGGAGGtgtaattttatattcatcTCCACATTCTTCTACTTCAATTTCTTCGGCTCCTTCGACGAGTGTCAATGTTTGTAATATGCCTACATTAAGATATAGTGCAGTTTTCGCAACGGCTTGCACACAAGCATCAGCATTAAATAATCTCCATAATCAGCAGGCGCATTCACAACAATCACAAGTTATACAACCTCAATCAAATCAAGATCTTTGGGGATCCTTACCATCCCCAACTCTTAATTTGAGTAATCAATCATTTCTTCATTCATCATCTTTGCAAACTGGGTCATACGGGTCTGATACTATTGAACTTTTACAAGTAGATTCAAAACCACCTATAGTCACTAATTATCACGATTCAGCTAATTCAGTTCCAAGTAACTGGTTAATTTCCCACGATGAACCCTATGAatctaatattttatctcaTCACGTGATTCAACATCATCAGCAAGGTActattttaaaacaagaacCAAATAGTACCTATTCACATACGATTTCACAACAATCTATTCAACAACCAACTTCAACTAATAATGGTGGAGTACAACTTGCTGAATACAATCCCAGTACCTCAAAAGGTCATGAAATTTTATCTCAGGTATATCAACAAAGTACAATACCTTTAAGATTAGTACCTGTCAAACCAAGAAAATATCCAAATCGACCTAGTAAAACTCCTGTTCACGAACGTCCATATGCTTGTCCTGTAGATGGATGTGATCGTCGATTTTCTAGGAGTGATGAACTTACTAGACATATTCGTATACATACAGGGCAAAAACCATTCCAGTGTCGTATTTGCATGCGCTCTTTTTCAAGAAGCGATCATTTAACAACTCATGTGCGTACACATACAGGTGAAAAACCATTCTGCTGTGATCAATGTGGACGTAAGTTTGCTAGAAGTGATGAGAAAAAAAGGCATGCTAAAGTGCACCTTAAACAAAGACTTAAACGTGAGGGAAATCATACTAATGCGCGAAACAGTCAAATTCCCATGCATTGTGTTCCGCCTAGCAATCAATAATAATCGAGACTTTTTTAATGGTCAAATAACTTCCATGAAAAACAATGTTCAGTTTCGCGTGTAAATAAACTGTTTATTATTAAGAATTGTGTGTACGTAGTATGAATGATGAAAAAAGTGTGCAAAATGTTTTTACAGATGTATATTTTCgattataaatgtatatatgatTAATCAAGTGTAAATATTGGAATATTGTACAAGTCTatatgttttaaatttattatcgaaaaatatattacttatGATTCTTACCCAATATATTATAgacattttatatatatatatatatatgtgtatgtatgcatttatgggggggggggcgtgAGTGCATCGTTCTgcataatgaaaaaaagaatttttttatctaaaaattgtaaaaatgtgTTCACATAATATGTAATATTTTAAGAACCATGTTATAATTCCTTTGACTCTTTGTCTACTAAGTTAAGCTCTGTCGAAGTTGCCttaacaaaatttaataatgtatttgcTTCAATTGTTTCATTTTGCTTGTTATGGATATAATAATCATATAATAATGTCTGCATGACAGAATTTTTCACAAactatacatgtttttttttatttctacatttttataaaaaaaaatccaagctTATgcaagtttataaatttttaataaaacctttattttaaaaagtcaagattatttttcatttagaTAAAGTATCAACGCTAAACGTATTAAAAATAGCTTTATCGTATATTTAGATGAATTAATTCAGAATAGTTGTAGACTtggatctttttttaaatttcacaCTTGAAAAAGTCCCGGGCATCCGCAGTACAAATCGCCGATAACCAGCGCCCCGCCAGATTTTCATACAGAGGAGCCACGAATTTCGGACTCCAGCGGCCTGAAATCGCTGTGCTGCCGTTCAGTAAGCAACGGGAGGGGAGAGGATCTCTTCGAAGAGCAAAAAAGTGCGCGTAAGAGGTCGGTATAAAGAAGGGAGGAAGCGTGGCTACATAACCTCACTTTTAACCTTCTGCGCATTCGATGTGGGTCTACCGTGCATCTGCTTTGTTTTAGTACGATTTCCGGGCCCCTGGAGTCCGAAAATCATCGGCACGGAACTACACGTCGTTTCGTGGAGTGGAAGCACAGGCTCGTGCCGCGGGTGCCCGAGACTTTTTTCAGTGCACGCTTTCATATTTTATAACATATATTATTtcgtataattataaataaaaaactaaaaacaaTTATGTATCAATTAATGTTTTCACACTGATAactgtgtataatatatagatatatatatatatatttatatatttatatatttattacataAATTTATGCATAAACTGCACAGCTCTCTCTTTTTGAGCCAGGAATTTTCGATTTTATCTGAACGGAGCGTTTGAGGTTAGGAACCTTTGTCACCTTTCACCGCAGGCTGGCCTTCATACTCGCAGAGTTCGTCAGCAATACAGTCAGCTCACTCTTTACTCTGGTCGCCTGCCATATCCATCCGCCTTCTTAGTTGTGTCACAACTGGTCATCGCTGTCCTCGCCTGGTCAAGCACGTCTCAGGGTAGTGCAAATCTCGAAGTTTTGGTGTGCATGGCTATGAATGATTTGTGAAATAGCTTTGAGCCTTGGTCGCCTGCGTATCTACGTGGCATCATTGATACCACTTGCGGCCAAGCCCTTCTCACGCACTCGGTCTTTTTTAACCGCCATCGCGCTCCGAGTGTGTTATTGCATTTTTCCGTGCTCTTAGTGAATCTTCCACCTCACGCTGTAAAAAATTtccttaaacccagctaccccatgctcaccaaaggtaataatttatttaaacaacacctcggcacatcggaagaaggcgagctgtgcgaggataaaatcaaaaaccaaagcgcttaaacccaactacaccacgcttcctcagggtaataatttatttaaacaacacctcggcacttcgggagaaggcgagcggtgcgaggataaaacctgaaaccaatgcgctcaaacccagctaccccatgctccctaaaggtaataattcattaaaacaacacctaggcacatcgaaggaaggcgagcgtagcgaggataaaatctgaaatcaaagcgcttaaaatcagctaccccatgctccccaaatgtaataatttattttaacaacgcctaggcacattgaaaaaaggcgagcaaagtgaggataaaatcataaatcaaagtgcttatacctaGCTTCCcctgctccccaaaggtaataatttatttaaacaacaccgcGGCACATTTAAGAAAGGCAAGCTGAGCGAGTATAAAACCTGAAACGAACGCGctcaaacccagctaccacatgctcaccaaagttaataattcattaaaacaacacctgggtacatcgaaggaagtcgagcgtagcgaggataaaatctcaaaccaaagctcttaaaaccagctaccccatgcacccaaaggtaataatttatttaaacaacacctcggcacattcaagaaaggcgagcatagcgagaataaaatctgagaccaaagtgcttaaacccagctaccccatgctccctaaaggtaataattcattaaaacaacacctaggtACATCgggagaaggcgagcggtgcgaggatacaacctgaaatcaaagcgcttaaacctagctttCCCTGCTCGAcaaagataataatttatttaaacaacacctcggcacatcgaaggaaggcgagcaaagtgaggataaaatcataaatcaaagtgcttatacctaGCTTCCCCTGCTCcacaaaggtaataatttatttaaacaacaccgcGGCACATTTAAGAAAGGCAAGCtgagcgagtataaaatctgaaaccaaagcgcttaaaaccagctaccccatgcacccataggtaataatttattataacaacGCCTAggctcattgaaaaaaggtgAGCAAGgtgaggataaaacctgaaaccaaagcgcttaaacctagctaccctatgctccccaaaggtaagaattcattaaaacaa
This window harbors:
- the LOC103317637 gene encoding transcriptional regulator prz1 gives rise to the protein MTMDGMEVIGSHAHPAATSPFLLSSPPLSHHHATFNVQTVQLSFDACLTYNTSTTCGANNTGCISSVNILSGTSPSTSISAAGSAAVPAAIATSTVTSLASKTVPTLTLTTLPIHRQCIIENSIEQHQRTTDIDNPELRQLNIEQPSQLLDKSVSIKKRRFQRTNCDGNNKECTVECQDVEPSSDEKDKPGDLNTPVTTSSDLPSFFGPAALVEPPPISGTLTGANLSLAEATLDNESSSNTATREHNTDHQNHHQERHENQEVATSTTVSSNFPTVQDHEEKCNVLQGGVILYSSPHSSTSISSAPSTSVNVCNMPTLRYSAVFATACTQASALNNLHNQQAHSQQSQVIQPQSNQDLWGSLPSPTLNLSNQSFLHSSSLQTGSYGSDTIELLQVDSKPPIVTNYHDSANSVPSNWLISHDEPYESNILSHHVIQHHQQGTILKQEPNSTYSHTISQQSIQQPTSTNNGGVQLAEYNPSTSKGHEILSQVYQQSTIPLRLVPVKPRKYPNRPSKTPVHERPYACPVDGCDRRFSRSDELTRHIRIHTGQKPFQCRICMRSFSRSDHLTTHVRTHTGEKPFCCDQCGRKFARSDEKKRHAKVHLKQRLKREGNHTNARNSQIPMHCVPPSNQ